A segment of the Hallerella succinigenes genome:
ACGTTGAAAGTGAGTTTTCAATAGGTTATCCATCCACATGTTGATAAATTTATTAAATTGTTTTGCATCACATTGAAAGTCAAAGACTTAGAGTTTATATAGCTCTAGGGATTAAACTTTAATTAGATTAAAGGGTATGGAAAAGAGAGTGGGATATTTTCGGATAGGGCAGATTACGGATATCCATCTGATTGTAAAAAACGATCAGGAGGATAGTTTACAGTCCGTCGAAAGCTTTAAGAAAACTTTAGAAGACGCAAAGAAGTTCAATTTGGATCTTCTTGTCTTTAGCGGTGACTTAAGCGAACACAGTTATAGGGAAGAATACGAACTTTTCTTTCGGATGATCCAGGGTTATGACCGTCCCTGGTGCTTTATCACCGGAAACCATGATAATTCGGTAGAACTTTCAAAAATTTCCCCGGTGCCAATGGTATTGAAAGAGGGGAATTATTTTTACAAGAAGGATGTAAACGGTTCCACTATCTTCTTTTTGGACAGTTCTATGGGAATCGTTTCGAAGCAACAGCTCGAATGGCTCGAACAGGAAGCGGCGAAAGAAAAGAAGGAAGTTTTTCTTTTTGTACATCATCCGCCTTGTCATTGTGGACACCTGTTCATGGATTCCCGTTATGCGCTCAAGAATTTGAAGGAAGTCGGGTTTGTTCTCGACCGTATTTCCAATTTGCATGCGATTTTTGTGGGACATTACCATTCTGCGATGGAAGTGGATCGTGGAAATGGCCAGACGGTTTACCTGACTCCTTCGACGCAGATGCAGCTTGATCCGGATTCTGTGGACTTTCACATTTTGAGTACGGTCCCAGGCTGGCGCTACATTGAATATCGGAATGGTAAACTTTTCACAGAATTAAGATATCTTTGATTTGTTATAAATTTCTAATTATTTTAGGGAATACCCTTGATTTTATTTCAAGACTTAGCTAAATTATTCCCACCCGGCGGTTTAGCTCAGTAGGTAGAGCAACGGAATCATAATCCGTGTGTCTGTGGTTCGACCCCACAAACCGCTACTATTTCCTTGTGGAAGGAGCTCAATATGAATAATAAGCTTTTTGCGTTTTTGTTCTTACTGGCTTCTTCCCTTTTTATTTTTGGATGCGGCAGCGATAAAGCCGATGAACTGACTCCGGATCTTCCTGCTAAAACCGCATCGATTGTAACCGCTCCGATTACGGTTCCAAACTTTGTGACTCCGCAGAATTCTTCGATTAACGAGAATAAGGCAAAGCAGTATGTGAATGCCAGTGCAGCGCTTATCCTTCTCGGTGAAGAATGGTCCGAAAAAATTGAGAAGGCCAAAGGCGAAGAAAGGCTCGTTATTCTTAAAAACTACGAAAAGGCTCGCGATCAGGTTTGCAGTCGCATCGGTCTTGCAGGCCTCGCTGAATACAACTGGATTACGAATGTGGCCGTCAAAGATTCGAGCAACGCCGACGTCTTTGCAAAAGCAGGCTTGAAGCTTTAAGTTTTCTAAAAAATGGAAAAGAGCATCCGTTACCCTACGGGTGTTTTTTTTGTAAGCATTCAAAATGAAGAGCTATGCTTACGTGATTTTTAAGGCTCTTCATCAACATGTGTGGGTGGCTTCGCCACCTTTTTTTGTTGACTTTCGCCTAAATCAAACAAAAAAAATGGGCTATTTTCTAAAAGGCTATGTCACAACAAACAGTTGATAAATAGCCATTTTTATAGGGGAGTATCAGAACTCCCCTACAAACTGTTATTTGCAGTTATCTATACTCATTTGGAATTTCGATATGAAATGTCTCACACAATAACTTCACATCATGTGCATCATTTTCATCAAACTCGTATCCCAGATGGAACATTACTTGACTATATGGTTCAATACAGGAAACCTCTATTTCCTCAATTCTTCCTTTACCCGAAAAAGTTTCTACCGGAAAACAATCCCCATCATAAAGAATTTCACCTTCGTCCGTATATTCAAAACAATGCAAATCAATAATTCTGTTTTTCAAATCTTCCCATACAGTATGGTTCAATGTTGTATATTCCATCTTAATCTCATAAAAGCCATTAGCTTTCATTATTTCTATAAAGTTCTGATAATCGTTCTTTTCTACAAGAATGTCAATATCATTATGGGCTCTTGACTGATATCCAAGAAGAGCATCTACACCCCAGCCACCATCAAGAAAGACTTTAATCTCCGCATCTATTGCAAATTGAAGAATCTGTTTTACATCTGTTATATTGACCATCTTATCATCTCCACAAATTCTAATTAGGCGACCAGAGGAACTGCTGGTCTGTTTGATAAATCTCTGCATTTAGCAGTTTTCAATGTTGCCAAAACAAAAGTTAAGAAGATGTTCCTTTTCTCCATGTCGCTTTCTTTGGCGTAATTTACAAGGTTATTCCACACAAGATAGTTGTTCAGATACTTGGTAGAAACACCGTTAAAGCCACGCATAAACCTCTTTAGCTGGCTATGGTAGCTATTGATATGTTGGATATTATAAATGCCTTTCTTGGCTTTGCCAGTCTTTAACTGCACAAGGTCAATACCATTGGCATTTGTAAATCTCACATAGGAGTTCATCTTGTCCGTAACAAGAGTGGAATTGGTCTTAATCCTACCATCATAAATATGATGTAAATCTCTTGTAGAAACTCTACCAGTATTCGTAATCTTGGAGATAGACAAGCCATTCCTATTAACCGCACAAGGAACACATACCTTTTCTTGGGACAAGCCTCTGATATGTGTAGAATGACCACGCTTATGAGCCTTGCGTGGCATAGCAAATGTCTTACTCTTGCTATGATTGCCCTTGTACGAGATGGCGAAAAAAGTTTCGTCAGCCTCAATAATGCCGTCAAGGGTAACATCGTCTGCCATATTCTGAAGTGCATCCAAAATCTTGTGTCTCCAAAGGAATGCGGTGTTTCTGTGAATCCCACAAGCAACAGCAGTCTTACGAATGGATAAGCCATTCATCATACAATCAATGTACTGCTCCCACACGGACAAGTCTTTTCTTGTACCAGACACAATGGAGTTCGTAGCAATCACGAAGGACTTGCCACAATCCTTACATACATATCGCTGTGTGCCATCTTTACGATGACCATTGCGAACCACATGGATACAGCCACAAAGAGGGCATACACGACCATTTGCAAAGCGTTCCTTTGCTACGAAATCTTCAATATTCAAAGACTTTACAAAGGCAGGACTTAAAAGCATTGTTTTAAGGCTTTCCTGCTCTGCGACAGTCAACTTACCGATAATATCTAATGCGTCTTTGATAGTAGGCATATCCAATTACCTCCTTCGGTGGTACTGTTTCTTACTATTATTATACGCTATTTCTCGTCAAAAATCAACCATTTGTTGTGACAGAGCCTTCTAAAATTTAATCGCCAAAAAAAACAGAAGAAAAAGCCCATGTCAAAATTATACAAATCCATCTTCAATGTCAACGGCTGTTCAGTCGTCAAGCAGGAGCAAACCGACACCACGGTCACCATCACGGTAAGACTCACCAAGGGCAACGCCAGCAGGTGCGGCTGTTGTGGGCGAAAAGGGAAGCTCTACGACAACGGCCGGGAACAGAGGGTATGGCGGACGCTCGATCTCGGCACGAAGATGGGCTTCATCAGGATGGACACCTACAGGGTGAAGTGCAAGAAATGCGGCGTAAAAACGGTGAAGGTGCCGTGGGCAAGCCACAGGTCAGGCTTCACCGACGCCTTCGAGCAGCAGGTCGCATGGGCCGTATGCAGCATGTCGAAAAAGGCTGTCGCAAAGCAGCTACGCATCGCCTGGAATACCGTGGGGGAAATTGCCGACCGCGTATGGGATCGCCTGGACACAAGGCCGATCAAGGCAGGCTGCATCTTCAGGCGCATAGGCATCGACGAGACCAGCTACAAGAAAGGGCACAAGTACATAACGGTGGTAGTGGATCACGACAGGCGCTGCGTGATCTGGGTCCACGAGGGCTACGGGAAGGAGGTGCTGGACCTCTTCATGAGGGAACTCAGCGAAGAGCAGCGCAAGGGCGTGGAGCTTGTGACTTGTGACGGAGCCAAGTGGATAAGGTCAAGCATCGAGGAGTTCCTGCCCAATGCCGAACGGTGCGTGGACAGCTTCCATGTCGTACAGTGGGCGACAGAAGCCCTGGACAAGGTCCGTGTGGAAGCCTGGAAGGAGGCCCGCAAGGAAAACCGCAATCAGAAACGGGGCCGAGGCAGGCCCACGAAGGATAGCGTCCCGAAGGACCGCACCGCGGAGGGGATAAAGAACTCCAGGTACGCTCTGGGCAAGGCTCCAGAGAACCTTAACGAAAGCCAGCAGAGAAAAATAGAACTCATAGCAAGCCGCTATCCGCGTCTCTACAGGGCATACCAGCTCAAGGAGGAACTGCGCATCATCCTGAAGATGGGCTATGACGATGCCAGGGAAAATCTGGACAGGTGGCTGTGGCGTGCAAGCCACTCACGCATCGGCTCAGTAAAGGATCTGTACGCAAAGATCAAGCGTAACTACGACGGAATCCTCAACACAATCAGGCTGGGCGTGTCAAACGCAAGGATCGAGGCGACGAACAACAAGATAAAGCTACTGATACGGACTGCCTATGGCTTCAGGAACATGAACAACATGCTGTCGCTGATAATGTTGAGCTGTTCCTATGTCGATGTAAAGATAGCCTACGAATGGGAATCGGAATCGAGAGAATCATCTAGCAAGGCTGCCTAAATGCTACCACACATATTGATGATGCCTCATTTTTAAAGCAAAAAATAGCCGGGAAAAAAGCCCAGCTATTTTTCAAAACTGTGAACAAATTAAATCTGTTCGAAAGCTTGTTGAATATCCGCGATGATATCGTCTGCATTTTCGATGCCGACGGAAAGACGGATCAGGTCCGGACGAATGCCTGCTTCCATGAGCTGTTCATCAGAAAGCTGACGGTGGGTGTGGCTTGCAGGGTGAAGCACGCAGCTACGCGCATCGGCTACGTGAGTTACGATGGCGATGAACTTGAGAGAATCCATAAATTTGATGGATTCTTCACGACCACCCTTGATGCCAAAGGCCATTACGCCGCAAGGAATCCCTCCCTTGAACTGCTTCTGGGCAAGAGCGTGTTCCGGATTGCTTTCGAGGCCGGCAAAGTTCACCCAGGCAACCTTCGGATGGTTTTCGAGGAACTTGGCAACCTTCAAAGCGTTTTCGCAATGCTTTGGCATACGGAGAGCGAGAGTTTCGATACCCATATTCAGAAGGAATGCGTTCTGCGGAGACTGGATGCTGCCGAAGTCGCGCATGAGCTGAGCCGTCGCCTTCACAATGTAAGCCTTCTTGCCGAAAGCCTTGCTGTATGCGAGGCCGTGGTAAGACGGATCCGGTTCAGTCAATCCCGGGAACTTGTCGTGATGAGCTTCCCAGTCAAAATTACCGCTATCGATGATAGCGCCGCCGACGGTCATGGCGTGACCATCGAGATACTTGGTGGTGGAGTGCGTTACAATGTCTGCGCCATACTGGAACGGCTTGCAGAGAACCGGAGTGGCGAACGTGTTGTCTATGATGAACGGAACGCCGTGCTTATGAGCTATATCCGCAAACTTCTTGATGTCCGTGATATGGCAGGTCGGGTTAGAAATCGTTTCGCCGAAGAAAGCCTTGGTGTTCGGGCGGAAAGCTTTGCCGATTTCTTCTTCGCTAGCGTTCGGATCGACGAATGTAACTTCGATGCCGAGTTTTTTCATGGTCACTGCAAAAAGGTTGTAAGTACCACCGTAGATAGTGGAAGAGCTTACGAAGTGATCGCCACTTTCGCAAATGTTGAAAATGGCGAAAAAGTTTGCAGCTTGACCTGAGCTCGTGAGCATGCCTGCGACACCGCCTTCGAGTTCCGTGATCTTTGCAGCGACGAAATCGTTTGTCGGGTTCTGGAGCCGAGTGTAGAAGTAACCATCCGCCTTGAGGTCGAACAGGTCGGCCATCTGATCGCTTGTGTCGTACTTGAAAGTGGTGCTCTGGTAAATCGGGAGAATACGCGGTTCACCCTTCTTCGGTTTCCAGCCACCTTGAACACATACGGTTTGGTCATCAAGATTCTGCATGTCAGATACTTCCTTTTGCATAGATGTAAATTTACGCTATAGATAGAATTTATCTATTTAGCGAGGCTTTTCTATTAAAAATCTAGCAAAGTGTGGGTTATTTGTTCAAGAGGTAACGTGTACTGCGCCCGCGTCCGTTGGACTTGAGAAGCACCTTCTTTTGAACGAGACCGTTTAAGTCCCGCAAAGCGGAATCGTGCGAAATTTCGGCAAGGCTTGCCCATTCCGAAGAAGAAATCGGATGTTTCGGATTTTTGCGCAGCTGCCCGACGAGTTTCTGTTCGCGTTCGCTCAAAGCGATTCCGCTAATCGAAAGCTGCTGTTTGGTATCTTCAAACTGCGTTGTCATTTTTTGAGAAGTTTTGGCGAGCGCTTCCTGCATTTTTTCTAGGAACCAAAGGATCCAACTGGTGATTTCCCCATTCGAAGTCTGTGCTTTGTATAGGGCTTCAAAATAAGAATCCTTATTTTCGAGAAGAGTTTCGTTAAAAGTGTAATAGCAACGAGAAGTGTTTTCACTTTGTGCAAGGAGCATTTCGGAAAGCAGTCGCGCCAAGGCTCCATTCCCGGAATCAAAAGGACGGATTGTGACAAAGTGAAAATGGACAATTGCCGCCTTTAACACAGAATCAGTCGAATCTTCGTTAAAGTATTGGATAAACTTTGCGACTTCACGCGGAATGCGTTCGCTTGAAACGCCTTTGAATCCGCGGAGAATCTGGGAATGATAAAGTTCGCCGCTTTCTCGAAAATGTCCGCCTCCCGGAACGAGCGAAGCGTGCAAGGCGAGCAAACGCTTTTCGGTCATCGGCAAGGAATAGTTGCGCACCGCGGATTTGAAAACTCCGGGAACTTCGAAGCGGCCATCGATTCGAACGAGTGCCTCGAAATCCTTTTGACTCAAGGATTCGGCGAGTTCTTTTGAAGCGGCAAAGGAAGCTTTTCCCTGGAGCAGGCCCTGTAAAAATCTCACTTGGCAAAGCGGATTAATAATCTTAGAACGGAGATATCTGAAGTTCGTCCAGTCGGGATATTGATGAATAAAAAGCATATCTGTAATATAGAATAGGAAATTGCGTATGTCATCTAATTAACGCATAATTTGCGTAGAAATTAAAAAAGGAAAAGACGTCTGTAATTGATAGGTGGATTTAATTGAATAACTTTACAGAGGAGAGGAAGATTTTGAGCAAATTAGACTCATTAAACATTGTTGTTTTTTTTATTTATTTAATTAAAAATCAATGGTTTAGATATAAATAACGCAAAATATGCGTATAAAATAAGGGTTTTAAAGAAAGTTTTGATTTTACCGTTGGATTCGCCAAAAACGAATGCTAACTTATGAAAAAAACGTTTAGTGAAAAAAGGAATACAAAATGTACTACCCATCTATTAAAGTTCTCGACTGCACCATCCGCGATGGTGGCCTTGTCAACAAGCACGACTTTAGCTTGGAATTCGTCCGTCGTCTTTTCCAGCTTCTCACCGCTGCAGGCGTCGACTATATGGAAATGGGTTATAAGAACTCTCCGGAACTCTTCGACGCGAAGGAATACGGTCCGTGGAAGTTCTGCGAAGACGATCTTCTTTGGAAGGTGCGTGACGGAATCGATAGCAACCTCAAGATGGCTGTGATGGCTGACGTAGGCCGTGTGAATCTCGCCGCTATCAAGCCGGCTTCCGAATCCCCGTACCAGATGTTCCGCGTGGCAAGCTACGTGAAGAACATCGACAAGGGTATCGAACTTGTCAATACATTCCACGATATGGGCTATGAAACGACTTTGAACATCATGGCCGTAAGCCGAGACCGAGGTCCGGAACTCGACGAAGCTCTCGACCAGGTGGAAAACGAATGCAAGGCAGACGTCCTTTACCTCGTGGATTCCTTCGGTCACTTCTACCAGGAAGATATCGACCAGTGCATCAATCGCTATCGTCAGCATGTGAAGTCGAAGAAGTTCGGTTTCCATGGTCACAACAACCAGCAGCTCGCTTTCAGCAACACGATCCAGGCTGTCATCGACCACGTCGATTACCTCGACTGTACAGTCACCGGCATGGGCCGCGGCGCTGGTAACTGTACCACGGAACTTCTCCTCTCCTTCCTCAAGAATCCGAAGTTCGACGTTCGCCCGATTCTCGAAGCGATTACCGAACTCTTCGTTCCGCTCCGTCAAAAATACGAATGGGGCTACATCATTCCGCAGATGATCACCGGTTCCTTGAATCTTCATCCGTCGTCCGCTATTGAATTCCGCAAGGGTGCAGAAAAGGATAACTACCGCAAGTTCTACGAAATGATGCAGAACGAAATCAACATTTAAGCCTTTTAGCTTTTATGGATAACTGACTTCCAAATGCCGGGCAGCACTGCCCGGCATTTTCTATCTTTTGCGCTGTGAACGAAAAAGCTTATTTCCCTGCGATTGACGGTCTGCGCCTTTTGGCATCGATCAATATTGTGATGCTGCACTTGGCGTCGTCTTCGGCTCTTGGCTATATGTCGAACTGGGGATACGTTTTTCCGATTATTACGGCGCCTGCGTTTGCGGCGGGCCTTTTCTTTATTCTCGCAGGATTTTTGTTCGCTTCCAAGTTCAACGATCCGGACCGTCGGATGCCTGTGATTCCGTTCATGTTTGCGCGCATTGCAAAGCTTTACCGTTGCCACTTTGTAATGACGCTTTTGATGTTTGCCGCCACTCTTTTTAAGCTGAGTCATTGGACGCATATCCCCGCCTGGGGAGAATGGATGGATTGCATTTCGACGGGTCTTGGGAACATGTTCCATCCGATCCGTTCTTTAGTTATGCACCTGACTTTGACGTGGTCGCTCTTTCCTCAGCAGGGAATGAAACTGAATGAACCGAGCTGGTCGCTCACCGCATTCTTCATTTGCTATGCGATTACGCCTTTCTGTGCGCGTCAATTGGCGAAGATTTCTGACAAGAAAACGCTCTGGATTTTGTGCGGTCTTGTATTTTTGCCGGGAATTGCTTGGGGTATTTTCTTTGAACGTGCGGGATTCCTTGGGGAACTTCCGCTGCTCGGAAATTTTGCGAACTACGATTTGCGTTATCAGTATTTTCACATGTTCCCGCTGGTGCGCATTTTCGAATACCTCTTTGGCATGATTCTCTTCCGGTTGTACCGCTCGGGTGCATTCGACTTTTTGCAGAAGAATTACCTCGCCGGCATTTTGCAGATTTTCCTTCTTGTTATTTTGTATGTAAGCCTCTTTACGATGAAATCGAATTCCGTCGCCTGGAATTTCATTTGTCATCACACGGTGGCCGTAATGATCTACGGCGGACTGATCATTAGCATCACGACTTCCAAAGGCTGGCTCTGCAAAATTTTCTGCGTCCCGATCATCCGTTCTGTCGGTCGTGCTTCTTTCTATCCGTATTTGATTCATCTTCCGTTGATTACGATCGCCTGGTCGTTCTGCAACATGAACAAGCCTCTTTCGACGGTCGTATTCCTTGTCTTTATCTATACGATTAGCACCTTGTACCAAAAGCATAAAGATCATCTGCATCGCTTGAAAAAGCAGGCGCATTCTCTTCCGCCGCAGAAATAAGAAAAAAATCCAAAAAATTTTCAAAATTTTGAAATTTTGCAAGTTGTTGATTTCAAACTGTTTGCAAAATCTGTACTCCGTTTATCCACATTTGACAGTTCCAAACTGTGAGTTTCCTCACTTGAGAAAACGGGAATATGTGAACTATTTTTTTTCGCGGGTCATGGAGAGTAAGACTCTTCGGGAAGGTTTGAATGAGGGAATTTAGTTTTTTACTTGCAGTCGTTTTGACGACACTGGCCGTGATTTCTTGTGCAGGCGAGAATGCGGTGAGCGGCGAAAGAACGATTACGGTGGAAGAAAATTCTCCGGTTGCTGCGCTTAGCTCTTCAAAGTTTTTTTACCACGCAAAGAGCGCGTACGAGATAGACATGGAGAAGTCGATGCTCGTCACGTATGAACCTGTCTGCAGGGAGCAGGGGGATTCTCTTTACTGGTCTTTGAAGGGTGAAAAGCGCATAGCGACATACAAGTTCCACAGCCAGCAGAAAAAAGTGAGTTTGGACTTTGGCAAGGAAAAGCATTCCTTGCATTACGAAGGAAATGTTTTCCCGTTCGGCAAGTGGAAGGATACCGCTTCGACAGACGGTGTCGTGAAAGGCTTTGCCTTGGACGATGCAGGCGTGATTTCCCGTTCGAGTTTCTTTGAAACCTCTTGTGCGATTTCCAATTTGAAGAGCTTCCGCTTTTTTGAAACCTTCTTTGGCGATGGGAATTTCACAGCGGAAGATTGCGAGGTGGCAATTTCTTCCCACGGCTATGCGGTAAAGGTGGAAAATGTCGTAGAAAATGAAATCGATATTTTGGTTTTGAAAGATAAAGAACGTTGTGCCCTTTCGCTTTCTCCCCGTTTTGCGGTAAACAAGTCCGATTGCGAAGCCGCCTATGCGGAATATAAACAGGGAAATGGCGGTGAAGCGTTTTCTTTTGAGGATTACAATCTTGAAATTTCCGGTGATACGGAATGCTTTGTGAATCTGATGAAGTCTCTATAGTCCGCATGAAGGTTAATTTTTGAAAACGGCTTGAAAAGGTGGCTGAAACCGGTGAATGGTAGGTCGCCTTTTTCGTTTTTGTTAAATTTGAACGGTAATTTCAAAAAGGATTTGAACATCTATGAGCATTTTGGATTCTCTCCTCCATAAGGTTTTCGGTACTCCGCACGAGCGCAAGGTGAAGTCGCTCCGTCCGGTTATCGCGCAGATTCACGAAGCGCGCAAAAAACTGGAAGTTTTGGACGATAAGGATCTCGCTGCAAAGTCGGCAGAATTCCGCGAAGCGTTGAACAACGGAAAGACCCTGGAAGACATCAAAGTGGAAGCCTTTGCAGTTTGCCAGGAAGCTTGCGACCGCCGTCTCGGTATCTTCAACATTTTCAAGCCGAAGTTTGAATTTGATTTCGCCACTCTCGGAAATGATCCGGAAATCCTTTCCGCTGTGGAAGCGGCCAAGGCGGATCTCGCAGCGGGCAAGCCGGAATGGGAAATCTTTATGCCGGCAAAGTTCTATGCCAAGGTGCGTGAACTTTATCCGGAATCTGTGAAGCCGTTCCGTATGCTTCCGTTCGATGTGCAGCTCATTGGCGGTCTCGTTTTGCATGAAGGCGCTATCGCTGAAATGGCGACGGGTGAAGGTAAGACCTTGGCAGCTGTCTGCCCGGTGTACCTGAACGGTCTTTCGGGTAAGGGCGTGCACGTGGTGACGGTGAACGATTACCTCGCCGGTCGTGACGCAGAACAGATGGGCTACGTTTACAAGTTCCTCGGTTTGACCGTGGGCTTGATTGTTCACGATCTGACTTCGGAACAGCGCCGCATCAGCTATAACTCCGATGTGACGTACGGTACGAACAACGAATTCGGCTTCGACTATCTCCGTGACAACATGGCTGTGGATCCGAAGGATGTCGTTCAGCGCGAACCGAACTTCTGCATTGTTGACGAAGTGGACTCCATTTTGATCGATGAAGCACGTACGCCGCTCATCATCAGCGGTCCTGCAGAAGATGCGACGGACAAGTATCAGAAGGCTCGTGAACTCGTTTCGCAGCTCGTGCGCGGCAAGGATTACACGGTTGACGAAAAGGACAAGCTCGTTCAGCTGACCGAACGCGGTACGAACCATGTGGAGCAGCTCATGGGCTTCACGAACCTTTACGGCGAACATGCAGAATGGGTTCACTTCATTCAGCAGGCCTTGAAGGCGGAAAACCTCTTTATCCGCGACCGCGACTACA
Coding sequences within it:
- a CDS encoding metallophosphoesterase family protein, with the protein product MEKRVGYFRIGQITDIHLIVKNDQEDSLQSVESFKKTLEDAKKFNLDLLVFSGDLSEHSYREEYELFFRMIQGYDRPWCFITGNHDNSVELSKISPVPMVLKEGNYFYKKDVNGSTIFFLDSSMGIVSKQQLEWLEQEAAKEKKEVFLFVHHPPCHCGHLFMDSRYALKNLKEVGFVLDRISNLHAIFVGHYHSAMEVDRGNGQTVYLTPSTQMQLDPDSVDFHILSTVPGWRYIEYRNGKLFTELRYL
- the lnu(C) gene encoding lincosamide nucleotidyltransferase Lnu(C), whose amino-acid sequence is MVNITDVKQILQFAIDAEIKVFLDGGWGVDALLGYQSRAHNDIDILVEKNDYQNFIEIMKANGFYEIKMEYTTLNHTVWEDLKNRIIDLHCFEYTDEGEILYDGDCFPVETFSGKGRIEEIEVSCIEPYSQVMFHLGYEFDENDAHDVKLLCETFHIEIPNEYR
- a CDS encoding IS1595-like element ISSag10 family transposase, with translation MPTIKDALDIIGKLTVAEQESLKTMLLSPAFVKSLNIEDFVAKERFANGRVCPLCGCIHVVRNGHRKDGTQRYVCKDCGKSFVIATNSIVSGTRKDLSVWEQYIDCMMNGLSIRKTAVACGIHRNTAFLWRHKILDALQNMADDVTLDGIIEADETFFAISYKGNHSKSKTFAMPRKAHKRGHSTHIRGLSQEKVCVPCAVNRNGLSISKITNTGRVSTRDLHHIYDGRIKTNSTLVTDKMNSYVRFTNANGIDLVQLKTGKAKKGIYNIQHINSYHSQLKRFMRGFNGVSTKYLNNYLVWNNLVNYAKESDMEKRNIFLTFVLATLKTAKCRDLSNRPAVPLVA
- a CDS encoding ISL3 family transposase codes for the protein MSKLYKSIFNVNGCSVVKQEQTDTTVTITVRLTKGNASRCGCCGRKGKLYDNGREQRVWRTLDLGTKMGFIRMDTYRVKCKKCGVKTVKVPWASHRSGFTDAFEQQVAWAVCSMSKKAVAKQLRIAWNTVGEIADRVWDRLDTRPIKAGCIFRRIGIDETSYKKGHKYITVVVDHDRRCVIWVHEGYGKEVLDLFMRELSEEQRKGVELVTCDGAKWIRSSIEEFLPNAERCVDSFHVVQWATEALDKVRVEAWKEARKENRNQKRGRGRPTKDSVPKDRTAEGIKNSRYALGKAPENLNESQQRKIELIASRYPRLYRAYQLKEELRIILKMGYDDARENLDRWLWRASHSRIGSVKDLYAKIKRNYDGILNTIRLGVSNARIEATNNKIKLLIRTAYGFRNMNNMLSLIMLSCSYVDVKIAYEWESESRESSSKAA
- a CDS encoding O-acetylhomoserine aminocarboxypropyltransferase/cysteine synthase family protein; this encodes MQNLDDQTVCVQGGWKPKKGEPRILPIYQSTTFKYDTSDQMADLFDLKADGYFYTRLQNPTNDFVAAKITELEGGVAGMLTSSGQAANFFAIFNICESGDHFVSSSTIYGGTYNLFAVTMKKLGIEVTFVDPNASEEEIGKAFRPNTKAFFGETISNPTCHITDIKKFADIAHKHGVPFIIDNTFATPVLCKPFQYGADIVTHSTTKYLDGHAMTVGGAIIDSGNFDWEAHHDKFPGLTEPDPSYHGLAYSKAFGKKAYIVKATAQLMRDFGSIQSPQNAFLLNMGIETLALRMPKHCENALKVAKFLENHPKVAWVNFAGLESNPEHALAQKQFKGGIPCGVMAFGIKGGREESIKFMDSLKFIAIVTHVADARSCVLHPASHTHRQLSDEQLMEAGIRPDLIRLSVGIENADDIIADIQQAFEQI
- a CDS encoding DUF4172 domain-containing protein, with amino-acid sequence MLFIHQYPDWTNFRYLRSKIINPLCQVRFLQGLLQGKASFAASKELAESLSQKDFEALVRIDGRFEVPGVFKSAVRNYSLPMTEKRLLALHASLVPGGGHFRESGELYHSQILRGFKGVSSERIPREVAKFIQYFNEDSTDSVLKAAIVHFHFVTIRPFDSGNGALARLLSEMLLAQSENTSRCYYTFNETLLENKDSYFEALYKAQTSNGEITSWILWFLEKMQEALAKTSQKMTTQFEDTKQQLSISGIALSEREQKLVGQLRKNPKHPISSSEWASLAEISHDSALRDLNGLVQKKVLLKSNGRGRSTRYLLNK
- a CDS encoding aldolase catalytic domain-containing protein, which gives rise to MYYPSIKVLDCTIRDGGLVNKHDFSLEFVRRLFQLLTAAGVDYMEMGYKNSPELFDAKEYGPWKFCEDDLLWKVRDGIDSNLKMAVMADVGRVNLAAIKPASESPYQMFRVASYVKNIDKGIELVNTFHDMGYETTLNIMAVSRDRGPELDEALDQVENECKADVLYLVDSFGHFYQEDIDQCINRYRQHVKSKKFGFHGHNNQQLAFSNTIQAVIDHVDYLDCTVTGMGRGAGNCTTELLLSFLKNPKFDVRPILEAITELFVPLRQKYEWGYIIPQMITGSLNLHPSSAIEFRKGAEKDNYRKFYEMMQNEINI
- a CDS encoding acyltransferase family protein — protein: MNEKAYFPAIDGLRLLASINIVMLHLASSSALGYMSNWGYVFPIITAPAFAAGLFFILAGFLFASKFNDPDRRMPVIPFMFARIAKLYRCHFVMTLLMFAATLFKLSHWTHIPAWGEWMDCISTGLGNMFHPIRSLVMHLTLTWSLFPQQGMKLNEPSWSLTAFFICYAITPFCARQLAKISDKKTLWILCGLVFLPGIAWGIFFERAGFLGELPLLGNFANYDLRYQYFHMFPLVRIFEYLFGMILFRLYRSGAFDFLQKNYLAGILQIFLLVILYVSLFTMKSNSVAWNFICHHTVAVMIYGGLIISITTSKGWLCKIFCVPIIRSVGRASFYPYLIHLPLITIAWSFCNMNKPLSTVVFLVFIYTISTLYQKHKDHLHRLKKQAHSLPPQK